In the genome of Saprospira sp. CCB-QB6, one region contains:
- a CDS encoding ArsR/SmtB family transcription factor yields MPTPLNKSYHFANDETEIQFQFKDLRKIVLDLRALNHELRQRIVRLLLDNGPMTVTQLYIKLRIEQSVASQHLAILRKANIVLAEREGKFIHYHLDKNQLERIEELLAGLQ; encoded by the coding sequence ATGCCTACACCGCTTAACAAAAGCTATCACTTTGCAAATGATGAAACAGAGATTCAGTTTCAGTTTAAAGATTTACGCAAAATCGTTTTAGATCTTCGCGCACTTAATCATGAATTAAGACAACGAATTGTTCGACTTCTGTTGGATAATGGCCCAATGACCGTCACACAGCTCTATATTAAATTGCGTATCGAGCAATCTGTAGCCTCCCAACATTTGGCCATCCTCAGAAAAGCTAATATTGTTTTAGCAGAAAGAGAAGGCAAGTTTATCCATTATCACCTTGATAAAAATCAGCTAGAACGTATTGAAGAGTTACTAGCAGGCCTACAATAA
- a CDS encoding ArsR/SmtB family transcription factor has product MATTLSSNKQPTNHIDLHLLDQANQTIRALAHALRLDILSYIDKHPGTNVNSIYNALELEQSITSQHLRILRQAELVIYERQGKQILYTLNYSRLHSLQSAIKDFLK; this is encoded by the coding sequence ATGGCAACAACTCTGTCTTCTAACAAACAACCAACTAACCATATCGATTTGCACCTTCTTGATCAAGCTAATCAAACTATCCGGGCACTAGCCCATGCACTCCGTCTCGACATTCTGTCTTATATCGACAAACACCCTGGCACGAATGTCAATAGTATCTATAATGCTTTAGAACTAGAGCAATCTATCACCTCTCAGCATCTACGCATTCTCCGACAAGCAGAACTCGTTATCTACGAGCGACAAGGAAAACAAATTCTCTATACACTTAACTACTCTAGATTGCATTCGTTACAGTCTGCAATCAAAGATTTTTTAAAATAA
- a CDS encoding endonuclease/exonuclease/phosphatase family protein, which yields MRYYLALLWCCASFWQLSAQADSSALREAEEGALKLGLKNFDDGARQGRAVRLTFYNVENLFDTEDDPKKRDDEFTPRGLKGWSYYRYKQKLSNIYKVLTALGGWGGPPEMVGFCELENRKVLEDLLSLTPLQKFRYKIVHEDSPDRRGIDVGFIYRSDKFEVLHHEPIRVVFPFDTAVKTRDVLYVCGKVLGSKDSLHIFVNHWPSRRGGQAASEPKRVYVAGLVRAKIDSIYKASPQAKIAVMGDFNDEAENISLTEVLRAVPEKEDLGPGDMYNYMHALSKNWQLGSHKFRGHWGTLDHMVVSTPLVQETAKGHLRASPLGAQIFAARFLLEEDRAYMGLQPFRTYGGPKFLGGFSDHLPIYVDLIYE from the coding sequence ATGCGGTATTATCTAGCTTTACTATGGTGTTGTGCTAGTTTTTGGCAACTTTCTGCTCAGGCAGACAGCAGCGCCCTACGAGAGGCCGAAGAAGGCGCCTTGAAATTGGGCCTCAAAAACTTTGATGATGGAGCTCGGCAGGGGCGGGCGGTTCGCTTGACCTTCTACAATGTAGAAAACCTCTTTGACACAGAAGACGACCCCAAAAAACGGGATGATGAGTTTACGCCAAGGGGCCTGAAGGGCTGGAGTTATTATCGCTATAAGCAGAAATTAAGTAATATTTATAAGGTATTGACGGCCCTTGGGGGCTGGGGCGGTCCACCCGAAATGGTGGGCTTTTGCGAGTTGGAAAACCGAAAAGTCTTGGAAGATTTGTTGAGTTTGACCCCTTTGCAGAAATTCCGTTATAAAATTGTGCATGAGGACTCTCCCGATCGGCGGGGGATTGATGTGGGCTTTATTTATCGCTCAGACAAATTTGAGGTTTTGCATCATGAGCCCATTCGGGTCGTTTTTCCATTTGATACGGCTGTCAAAACGCGGGATGTTCTTTACGTTTGCGGAAAAGTGTTGGGGAGCAAAGACAGTCTGCACATTTTTGTCAATCACTGGCCTTCTCGAAGAGGGGGGCAGGCGGCAAGTGAGCCCAAGCGGGTTTATGTAGCGGGTTTGGTTCGGGCCAAAATAGACTCTATTTATAAAGCGAGTCCGCAGGCTAAAATAGCCGTTATGGGAGACTTTAATGATGAGGCCGAAAACATTTCATTGACCGAAGTATTGCGTGCTGTGCCCGAAAAAGAAGATTTGGGGCCGGGCGATATGTATAACTACATGCATGCATTGTCTAAGAATTGGCAATTGGGATCTCATAAATTTAGAGGACATTGGGGCACCTTAGATCATATGGTTGTTTCTACGCCATTGGTCCAAGAAACGGCCAAAGGGCATTTGCGGGCGAGTCCTTTGGGGGCGCAAATTTTTGCAGCTCGTTTTTTACTGGAAGAAGATCGGGCGTATATGGGTTTGCAGCCATTTCGGACCTATGGTGGGCCCAAGTTTTTGGGTGGATTTAGCGATCATTTACCTATTTATGTGGACCTAATTTATGAGTAG
- the recJ gene encoding single-stranded-DNA-specific exonuclease RecJ: MKAWKLRSFNTTTAQQLQEALKVHPVFCQLLVQRGVHDFEQAKQFFRPNLANLHAPNLLAGMPAALARLGQALAQGEKTLLFADYDVDGLSALLILHRILDQKLPLDYLLPDRFEQGYGLSVYAVEFAQAVNCSLIIALDCGSRDHKALALAQKLGIDVIIVDHHELLRKQQPKAAALINPKQAQCGYPNSEITAAGLAFKLAQALVEQENWPEAPLWPLLQWVALSLAADQAPLTGENRILAHHGLRFLEEEGEEILQQIQERLERPRPYNMQALYFGLVPLLNAPGRMGHAQTAADCLLAKGEKEQKKKLELLFLQNQARKRAQEEVYQEIQRILQEQGQWLERSLLLLAQPHWPLGVLGILASRLSKEWGRPCLLFGQNKAGNWQGSGRSPEGQELLPAVEACSAQLLQYGGHSRALGLQLKKEELAAFEAALEAQLYQQLSRGPEPEAIAIDAQLDFSLIGPKFWKLLKQFAPFGPGNPNPCFMSKNLCDSGYSKAINQKHLRLFLRQGQGSPQEGIAYNFMEHFEQIKSRKPFHLCYQLEEHFYRGRRKLQFVARDIKF, from the coding sequence ATGAAAGCTTGGAAACTTCGCTCTTTTAATACCACTACCGCTCAGCAGCTGCAAGAGGCGCTGAAGGTGCATCCTGTTTTTTGCCAGTTGTTGGTCCAAAGAGGGGTGCATGATTTTGAGCAGGCCAAACAATTTTTTCGGCCCAATTTGGCCAATTTGCATGCGCCTAATTTGTTGGCGGGTATGCCTGCTGCTTTGGCGCGTTTGGGGCAGGCCTTGGCGCAGGGCGAAAAAACCCTACTTTTTGCCGATTATGATGTCGATGGCCTTTCCGCTTTGCTCATTTTACATCGCATATTGGACCAAAAGCTGCCTTTAGATTATCTTTTGCCCGATCGTTTTGAGCAGGGTTATGGTCTTTCGGTTTATGCGGTAGAGTTTGCGCAGGCGGTAAATTGTTCGCTCATTATTGCTTTAGATTGTGGTAGTCGGGACCATAAAGCGTTGGCATTGGCCCAAAAGCTGGGCATTGATGTGATTATTGTGGATCATCATGAATTGCTACGTAAGCAGCAGCCCAAAGCAGCGGCTTTAATCAACCCCAAACAAGCCCAATGCGGCTATCCCAATTCGGAAATTACGGCGGCGGGCTTGGCCTTTAAGTTAGCCCAAGCCTTGGTGGAGCAAGAAAATTGGCCAGAGGCGCCACTTTGGCCGCTTTTGCAGTGGGTAGCGCTCAGTTTGGCGGCAGACCAAGCCCCATTGACTGGCGAAAATCGAATTTTGGCCCATCATGGTTTGCGTTTTTTAGAAGAGGAGGGAGAAGAAATTTTGCAGCAGATTCAGGAGCGTTTGGAGCGGCCAAGGCCTTATAATATGCAGGCGCTTTATTTTGGTTTGGTGCCCTTGCTCAATGCGCCGGGGCGGATGGGGCATGCTCAAACGGCTGCTGATTGCTTATTGGCCAAGGGAGAAAAGGAGCAAAAGAAGAAATTGGAGCTTTTGTTTTTGCAAAATCAGGCGAGAAAAAGGGCTCAGGAAGAGGTTTATCAGGAAATCCAACGAATATTACAAGAGCAGGGGCAATGGTTAGAGCGTTCGCTTTTGTTGTTGGCCCAGCCGCATTGGCCGCTTGGTGTTTTGGGCATTTTGGCCAGTCGATTGAGTAAAGAATGGGGGCGGCCCTGTCTTCTTTTTGGGCAAAATAAAGCGGGTAACTGGCAGGGATCGGGTCGTTCTCCTGAAGGGCAAGAATTATTGCCTGCGGTAGAGGCTTGTTCTGCGCAGTTATTACAATATGGTGGGCATAGTCGGGCCTTGGGTTTACAGCTCAAAAAAGAAGAATTGGCTGCTTTTGAGGCGGCCTTAGAGGCCCAGCTTTATCAGCAGTTGAGTCGGGGGCCAGAGCCAGAAGCCATAGCAATAGATGCTCAGTTAGATTTTTCTTTAATTGGGCCAAAGTTTTGGAAATTGCTCAAGCAATTTGCGCCCTTTGGGCCGGGCAATCCCAATCCTTGTTTTATGAGTAAAAACCTTTGTGATAGTGGCTATTCCAAGGCGATCAATCAGAAGCATTTGCGTTTATTTTTGCGGCAGGGGCAAGGGAGTCCGCAAGAGGGAATAGCGTATAATTTTATGGAACATTTTGAGCAGATCAAGAGTCGCAAGCCCTTTCATTTATGTTATCAATTGGAAGAGCATTTTTATCGGGGGCGGCGGAAATTGCAATTTGTGGCTAGAGACATCAAGTTTTAG